The genome window CCGACTACCGGCACATGGGTTGACAAGGGTCGCATCTTTAACCCTACAGAAGACTTCTGGGCTATCGACGGCACCGTGCTGGAGCAGAACGGTAACCGCTATTTTATCTGGTCGGGCCATAATGGGCGCGACGGTATCCAGCGCCTTTATATCTCAAAAATGAGCAACCCCTGGACCCTAACCGGACCACGCGTAGAGCTTAGCCATCCGGAATACCCTTGGGAAAATGTGGGCCCACCCTATGTGAATGAGGGGCCAGAGATTCTGCAACGCAACGGCCAGACTTTCCTTGTTTACTCCGCCAGCTTCTGCGGCACCGACGACTATACCCTGGGCATGCTTCGCACCACTACTACAGCCGACCCTATGTTGCCAACGTCGTGGCGTAAGTCGGCGCAGCCGGTGTTTACGAAAAACCCGAGCGGTAACGTGTATGCTCCGGGCCATAATGGCTTCTTCGTATCCAAGGATGGAAGCGAAAATTGGCTGGTTTACCACGCAAATAACAACCCGGGGGAAGGCTGCTTCGACAAGCGTAGCCCTCGCATGCAAAAGTTCAGCTGGAACAGTGATGGAACGCCAAATTTTGGCTCTCCAGTGGCCCCCAACATGCCCATTCGTAAGCCAGCGGGCGAGTAGACCTACAAGGGGCTCACCCGTCTTTTATCACCCTCATCTCCACCCATGATGTCTATTTCTCTACCCTCTCCTTCCCGGATA of Hymenobacter sublimis contains these proteins:
- a CDS encoding glycoside hydrolase family 43 protein, producing MQYSSSSLLYGGLLSLLLAVGGCGKDQAARPVTPSPPAPAPSSTTFTNPLLPTGADPFVAQKDGYYYYLHTTYNDLRIWKTAKMSDLPLATATIVWRPPTTGAAAGNLWAPELYFFDGKWYLYYSAGPAGPDLGQQRTWVLENASADPTTGTWVDKGRIFNPTEDFWAIDGTVLEQNGNRYFIWSGHNGRDGIQRLYISKMSNPWTLTGPRVELSHPEYPWENVGPPYVNEGPEILQRNGQTFLVYSASFCGTDDYTLGMLRTTTTADPMLPTSWRKSAQPVFTKNPSGNVYAPGHNGFFVSKDGSENWLVYHANNNPGEGCFDKRSPRMQKFSWNSDGTPNFGSPVAPNMPIRKPAGE